CCGGGATCTCTGCAATTTTTGGAGAACGCAGCCTCCTTTCTATCCCAGTTTCCCTGCCgcatttccctctctgtttctccattggctgaggtacttgagaggcacagacttcccagaaTGCCTGATACCCGAGATTGCCCTCTAATGTgtaaccctcccttttaatttttagttctAATAGCATTAATGGTTTTTCctcattgcttctttcatctttcaatatccaatttcatttaccagcaaacctacagtttgtaaAGGCAGATATCtgtttccattcatcaatcagtggaatccatcccattgtttcttttatctctcagtgctggtctCATCTACCagcagcttgtttgtaaagagAAATCCATCATTCCTCTCAAAATTACTTTGGTTTGAGCGTGGCTTTCACCCGTGTCTCCCAGCTCAGTATAAATTACAGCCATGTATAAATTACATCTGCTTGGTTGCTGAGCTGCTCCTATGGTGCTGGAAGTGCAGCACTGAGAGTTCTGCTCTTCCCTGGTGCTCATCTCTGTCCCCTTTTCCTTCACTGGCAACGCACTTGGTCTTGTGTGGAGCCAGTTCAGGGAGAGAAGCTACTGGAAAAATCTCTAACAAATAGTGTTTAGTCTTGTGAATTCCTTAAACAGACAGTGCTTAATCCTGTATTTACATATATGAGTGATTAACGTGCACAAGTGGGTATCTTAGCCTTGAGAATGAAGACTGTGCCTGATAAAGGTTGTATCTTGGCCAGAGCCCGTAGTTGGAAAGCATTCAAGGAGAAGAAACCCTCCTCAGAAGGAAGAAGGGGATGTTTGGAAGAGCATCCCCCATGCAGCTGGTGCCAAAATAGAGAATGTTGCTGTCTAATAGTGAAATTACAGTCTTagagtgttttatttttcataatgttTTCGGTGACAAAGCCACTTGTGATTGTTCTTCCAGGGGCAGCTGGGCCAATGCAAAGCCAGGTGGGTTTTCAGCTGCTCTAATGCCCCTGAGTGCACTGTTGAGGTAGAGgtgctcagaggcagcagcacagcccagcccagatggaaatgggaatcctgtctgtcccctctctTTCCAAGTGGCTTTCAGCATGAATTCTGCTCGTTGGGACTTCTGGAGCAGCATTTAACAACTGCCAGCCTGGGGCCTGATGGAGCCATGTGTGtgagagaggagagcagaggcagcagcagccagtgcctggagctgggtTAGCTCCTGCAGAATCAAATCCTAAATGTGCTGAAAGCCCAGGCAACAAGAGTGGCAGAGCAGAAAGgatgggagcagccaggctccctGGTGTGTACCCCACTGACAGACCCACAGGCAGAAGTGGGGCCTTGTGTCTCCTCCTGGCTGCCTCTCATCCTCACTGAGAATATgcatatttattaatatttctattttaatatattttatagaaattaTGCATAGATTCACACTGCTTCATGTTCAGTTTGTTTGTTCTTCAGTGGTTTTGCTGCTTTAGTAACACCTCAGCTCCTAAATAATTACATGATTAAAAGCTTCATTCAGAGTCTCATGTACCATGTTAGGCACACTGCTACCTCCAGAATGTAGCTCAACTCCCTCACATTCTGCCTCCAGCAAAACGAGCTGTTGATGGAAAAAAGATTTGGTTCAGCTGCTGAAGGTGCTGGTGGGTGTGACATGGTCCCACTGATCCtcctccaggagagctggaaattGCTGCTGACTTTCCCTTGGAGTAAGGGTGGTTGCCTCCCTAATGAGGTAACCTAAAGAGTTATTACACACAGTGATGCTGACTCTCCTCTGTTTTAACTAATGTCCCAGTTATGAGAACttcaaatttaattaatttggtTATGCAAAGCAGGTGCCTGCCTTAATGAATGTTTTCAAACTAAAAGCAACTGGTTTAACTCCCTCAGGCCACAGCCCTGATGTGGTGGTGTGGGGTTTTCCCCAGTGCACTGTGTGACTGATTCTCCTCTTCCTAAgcagctgctcttccctgtTCTCATGTTCCATCAGATATGCTGGATCCAGAGAGGTTAATCCAGTGTCCGTTGGTTAAACACCACCTGATCAGAGCACGGCGCTTTCCCTATCACCTGGTGAAGTGTAAGGAGGTGAGCTCTGTGGGAAATGGGTTTGTAGAGAGTTGTTAGGGCTTGATAGAAGGcctgaaaatggaataaaagtttttaaaaactctcaGTTGCCCCATCTCTGAatcagaaaagaacaaaacccaacagAGCTGGTCAGCAGTGTCTGAGTGACTCTGCACGCATACACACCCTGTGTTCCTGCATTTCCTGGCAAGTAGCCCTGTTTAACTTCTATTTCATATAACTTCAGGATTTGTTTAGTGATAGCTCCAGGCACACTGGAATCCACCCATTCACAGTCTGGCTCTGTTGGAAGGAGACAGAGATCCTTCATAGTTAGTTCAGGGAGGAGACTTTGGTCTCTTCCAGCAGCTCACAGGGGGGCCATATTCATTTTTCCACTTTGAGCTGAAGAGAGGACTCGTGGAGTTCCATGCACCCCTCTGGGCCCCTCAGAGCACAAATGCTGTGATGTTGCAGCTCATTCtttcactgcagggctgggcagttTGGTTTTGCCAACAGCTGTTTCATGAGCATCTGGCAGAAACTGCACATCCTGGCTTCGGCACCTTTGAGAGAGGTTTATTCCCCCTCCATCTTTAATCAGGAATTTGATTACAAATCATTTCATACAACACacttcttcctctcttttcctctgttGTCCTCATATTTGGTTTCTCTAAACCTTCTGAACTTCagagtttttttcctgagacTTTTGAAAACCTGATTGTCCCCTTTTTAAGTTTACcagtgtgtttttaaaacagtccagcactgctgtgccttCCACTTAAGTTGTAGTTGTAGGCAGCATGTCCTGGtatcagtaaaataaatttattttggtgGAACTAGAgccttaaaaatattaattagctAGTGAAAGTGTGGGGTAGAGTTAAGTGACAAGTACCAAACATTCGTAGAGGGCTGTGTGTTGAGCCCCTGCACGTTTTGGCAGGAGTGTGCTGGGTGAACAATGTTATCAAGTAATACACTGCAATTTCTTgcttattgtattttttaaagcaacactACAAATAtcccagtctttttttttcctatgtatCAACAAGAGGTAAATGAATTTGAGAGATGTGGCACAGAATTTTGGTTTTCCCTTGTCCAGAGCAACCCTGAAATCGCAAAGAAATTGGCCACATGTCCCTTCAATGCTCGTCACCTGGTTCCTCATTCCAACCTCAGTGACCACATCATGAAGTGCAGTGACAAAGCCTTTGTGGAGCAGGATGTGGGTAAGGGACCCCCTTTGCACCCTGGGGACTGAGGCCTCCTCATGGAATAACCCAAAAGTGGGAGCCAAATGGTTGTCTGTATTTTGTGTGACACAGCAGCTTTGGGGAAACTTATTTGCTTGGTTTTATTGAGTAGTTTCTTGAGAATGTGGCAGATGCTCTCTGGCCTTGCATGTATTTTGTTATCAGGTTTGTTGAATAGAAAGGTTTTACTCAAAACTGCTTCTGGAAGGAGGAGTGGGATGCATTAATGGCCACATGGATGGGCTGCTCCTCTTGTAGAGCTGATCTCCCTTTAACTCTTGCACACCACAGGGTACACAGTTTTCCAGCTTCTGTAGAGGTGCACAGGCAGTGATGCCTGCATGCATGTCAGCAGGTTTCCTCTTCACTCCAGCATTCCTGCTCAAAGTTCCAGGGAGCAGagtcttctctttttcattGAAAAAGGCAAATTTGAAGTTACCTGTGAAGGATTTCAACTGTCTGCATTGGGTGGGGCTTCCTCTAAGGCCTAGAGATGTTTTACAGTTTGAGCCAAAGTGTTTAATGGGTTTAAGGAGTGTTGGTCactgcattttctctcttcctgaaGTGAGCCGGTCCTGTGAAccccctgaggagcagctgaataATGGGAGCACATGGCAGGCACCTCCATGTGCTGAAGACTGGGAAACAGGTGAGGAACTTCCCcatctgctgctttcttcctGGCCatgtcctccagctcctctggccACAGTGTGAGGCCAGGGCTGCCTTGTAGGACACTGTGCTTATGCTCATTCATGTGAATGTGGATCTCTACCCATCAGGCTTGGCTTGGTATAGAGAACAATCTAAAATGCCTGCCAGAATGAGCATGGAAAGAGATTTCAAATCATCCCTTCCTCCCATAAGAGCTTTTGTACCTTCTGTGCAGTGATAGCAGTGGAAACATTTCCTCAGTGAAGCAGACACATTCCTCATAGGtcagcttttcctccctcttgAACATGTAAAAATATGACAAAGATATTCctgatcatagaatcacagaatccctgAATGGTTTGGCTTGTATGGtaccttaaagttcatctcattccatgAGCAGGGAGACCTTCCATtctcccagactgctccaagacctgtccagcctggccttggacactgccagggacttctctgggcaccctgtgccagggtgtgcccaccctcccagagaacaattccttcccaatctcccatccagccctgccctctggcagtgggaagccatttaAGCCACTGATCAGATGGTGGTTTCTGGGGTTTCTTAGTTCTGAGCCACAACATTTGCTTGCTTTCACAGAGTTGCTGGAGGGATCTGAGTCTACTTTTGTGTGGGGTGTGATCAACTCTGCTATAAACAGGTAAGGAATGCAAGCACAGCAGTGTTTGTTTAAACAGATACTGCAGCCATCTCCCAGCCTCACCTCAATGGCTGGAGGAGATGCCTTTGCTGCTGTACAACCCTGGGGGGAGAGATGCTGCTGGTTCAGTGTGACCTGCTCCCTCATATGGCCTGGGCTAGAGAAGGGAACCCTCAGGAGCACAGGTACTGCTCCTgtgtgctgtggctggctgctcttcctgccCATGGCCTGTGTTCAGGGCCTGATGGATGTCTGGGCATTGTGCAGGGAGAAGGGTGGTCACACCTTGTGGTCCCTCTGAGTCCTTGGGAGATCCCTTGTGAGCTTCTGTCCCCTGGGGCCTGGCAGATGTGCTGGAGTTCGGCCTTGTGTCAGCAGaatcctccctcctgccctttccAAAGCGTGGGCAGGGTTTGGGCAGGGGGAGTGAGGAGCTTAGTGCCCAGCTCTGAACAGGAGGGGCCTGCCTTGGCTGGCTGTGGGATGTGGTGGCACCACCAGAGCTGCCCAAAGTGTTGGAAGGTTTATTGAACAGGTTCATTTATGGTTCAGCAATAATCCTGCCCCTGGCAGCTCCGAGTTCTGTGTGAGCTCTTCCATAGGggctgacagcagcactgcctgcttccACCTGTCAGACTCTTTTAAGGACCTTTGAGTGTTCAGACCACGTCCAGCTCTCCACAGCCCCATCCCCCAGGGCCTTGCTGCAGTAAAATGCATAAATGTGAGCCAGTGCATTTGCCAGAAGTAACCAAAGTCCCTTAATTCCAGCCCCATCAGTGACCAGAACAACTCGTTGCCCCCACGGATGCGGCCCCCTGAGACCCTCCCGTACactgtgtctgcagggctgtgagtaCTGAGCACGGGTTTGGcacccaggcagggctggcacagctcctcaaATCTCTGCCTGTAGCAGCAACTGCTGGCTCCCACTGCATGGACAGGAGAGGTTCTATTGAACAGCAGCTTCTGAAGGGAATCTGCTGCTCGGATCATCCTCTGTGTCCTTCCTTTGAAGCATTCTCTCTGTTCTTTCCTTGCTCCATTCCTGTGGCCCAGGTTAGGCAGAGCTGCTTCCTGACCACATGTGCTCTCTCTAAACACACCTTTCCACAGCATCCTCATTATCCCCTTGCACCCCCTACCCTGCCCTGACTTAAACCAAATTGTTCTTTTGCTTTGTGCTCTGTCACTGTCAGTCCTAGCTAAGTCAGCTGGGGTGGAACAGGGAGTCCTTAAACCAGCACTACTGGGGGAAAAAGTTATCAAGTTCCAtctgggggagggagagaaggagctTCCCATGGGGAAGTGTCTAATGCTGAAATCTAAAACTTCTATTTGCCTTTAGCAGCAAAGCAACAGCTTaaagatgctttaaaaatgctttgagGAATGATTGCCCTGATCCCACTGGGAGCAACTACACCTGGTTCTCTCAGGGCgctgcagacacagctcctgcacagccagggactGTGCAAttgccagtgctgggctcagtgtGGCAAACCAAACTGAAATGTGGGTTGTAGACAAGCCTTGTTGCCAGGGGGACaagtgctgcctctgcagaggCCACTGTTCCTTGGGGGTGTGGGGGAACTTGTATCATTGTCCATCTCATGCAAAAATTGTATGTTGTCCTTTCCAGAATTCGAAGTATCAGCTCCTCCCCCTGGAACTTAGTTTTGCCCCAGCAGTAAGTGTCTCCCTGATTTGGACAGGAGAGCTCCTGCAGATGACAGACATGCTCTGGCCCTGATGGCAGGACTCTCTACACTGGGCTTTTGTTGCATAATGTGTTTTTGTGCAACATTTGAATATGTGGAACTGTCCTTGTTTGCCAGGTGTTTCCCCCAAGTATCTGTTTTTAAAGTTACCCTCAGCTTTACTTGATGAGTACTGTTACTGTTCTGAAAAAATAGACTGATAAATGTACACAGACTCAGAAAGCCTTCCCTGGGTCATGGTAGCTCCCTGTGAACAGGAAAAGCATCAGTTGGCAGTCTCTGTTTGGTCTGTGAGATCTGTGAgactgctctgtgtgctctgaagATTGGGAAACAGAAGGGTTTTAAGGAGTGGAGACTGAGGGAGTGGTTTTAAACAGGGGAGGCAGGATCTGATTAGGTTCCTAAGTAGAGAAGTGATAGTGGGAACAGAACAGTTTGGCAGGCTGAAAATACCCCCCAGAGTGTTGTCCCTTGGCTTGACACTGTGTGCACTTGGAGCTGGATGCTGGTGGTCAGTGCTAACTGCAAACAGAGGGGTGCAGCAATGGGAGGGGGAATGTCCTGCAGGAATGGCAGATTTGAGAGAATTcaggcctggcacagcagcagctgttacAGTCCCATTTCAGTGGAAGTCAGGACCCAACAGGAACTTCCAGCAATTTCTACCCTGTGCCTTAAGCATCTTGCTGTTCTCAGGAAGCCTGGAGGGATTATGTGGAACTTCTGCTGGACATTTTAATATGGGAAATCCTGACAGGATTCTGTCAGGATTCTCCTGACATTTGGGAGAAGATTttgctggggagctgcagcaaaCTCCCTGCAACTGAGGCTCCAGGAGTTGTGTCCTTACAAAGCAAAAACTATCTTCCTTTTTAGGGCCTGAGATTAAAATCATCAGGAGCAGCCAAACttagaagtattttttctgtCCATGCAGTTTTTGTTATCTTGTTGGAGTCTGAGTTTGTCCACTCAGTGCATGGCAAGTGTTCAGGTTGGATTTTAAACCGTGTTGTCATTTGCAGAGACTGCTTTGAGAGCATCCTGACCTTAACTTTTGCACCTTCACACTTTCAGCCTTTGTCATCTTTGTGTGTGAGGGGCTTTCTCAGGCAGACCTTAACAGAGAATCCTCTGCAAGTTCCTTGCATCACAACCAACTCCAAACAGGGGAAGTTTCAGGAGGACCCTGAGGTGCTTTTCCAGTTTCTATTAGAGTTTTGCAGTTTTCTAATGCTTAAAACATGTTTGAGAGCTCTCAGGTACCTGTTCTGCATtgggggagcgggggggaggGAGTAGGAATAGTTTAAATCAGTAAAAATGCATGTTTAGGACAAAAAATGTTCTGATCAAGCACTATATTTCTAAACATGTGAAGTACAAAATGGGATCTAAAAATGCAACTATAAAGAATTAAGAAGCCAGACATAGCGTTTGTCTAGAAAGAGATAAATGCCTTCATATTTTCCTCTAAAGACTGGATTTTCACCATCTGTATACGACCACTAAAAAATAGTACATGTTGACTGGAATGTGCAAAATTAGgattcttttaaatttctgtcAATTTATGTCAATGTTTTTATTAGCAGTTTcgaataaaaatgtttcaaatgcCCTGTGACTGCTTTTCTTTGGAGTCAGTAAGTGCTGACATCGAAGCTCTCCTTTCCACCTTCATTTATTTGTTGTCACTTGGAATGAAAGTGGTGACAAACACCAGCTGTGATCATTTCTGGTTTGACAGCTGTAGCTCTTTTGTAGCATTTGTGGGCCAGAGCACTGCAATTCTACAGGTAAATGCCATAATTGGGCACCTTAAGCCTGAGCTCCTTTAGTTGGCAGTGAATGAGAACTGCTCCTCTTCCCCCAGTGTGGAGTGAATCCAGTAGCCCAGCCCTTCTGGAAAGGACCAGACTGGAAGGTTGTGGTTGTGACTTCTAACACCCCCAGACCATAAGAAGTGTGGGGGTAGGGTCCATGAGAAGAGGGTTTGTCTTGTAGGGTGAGTGCAGCCCACCTGTGCCAGACATCTGAGCTCTCACAGCCCAGACACCTGAAACCCCATATCCTGGGAACTATCCTGGAGCACATCCTGCAATCCCTTATCCTGGGCAATGTTCTGGAGCACATCCTGAAATCCCTTATCCTGGGCAATGTTCTGGAGCACATCCTGAAATCCCATATCCTGGGCAAGGTCCCTGAGCACATCCTGCAGTCCCTTATCCTGGGTGATGTCACATCCTGAAATCCCATAACTGGGGCAATGTCTCTGAGCATGTCCTGCCCCTGCCACCTCCTGTGAAGGGCAGGGAGGCCAAAGGGCAGAgggaggctgctcctgcagtgctttgGGAATGTTGGCTGAGcctcccccagcactgggaatgttTCCAATCTCAGTATTGGCCATCACTGGGCTCTCATTTCTCTCTGCttgttttttcagaatatttt
This Catharus ustulatus isolate bCatUst1 chromosome 23, bCatUst1.pri.v2, whole genome shotgun sequence DNA region includes the following protein-coding sequences:
- the LOC117006587 gene encoding gametocyte-specific factor 1-like isoform X2, with product MELEEDLDMLDPERLIQCPLVKHHLIRARRFPYHLVKCKESNPEIAKKLATCPFNARHLVPHSNLSDHIMKCSDKAFVEQDVVSRSCEPPEEQLNNGSTWQAPPCAEDWETELLEGSESTFVWGVINSAINSPISDQNNSLPPRMRPPETLPYTVSAGLIRSISSSPWNLVLPQQ
- the LOC117006587 gene encoding gametocyte-specific factor 1-like isoform X1; this encodes MELEEDLDMLDPERLIQCPLVKHHLIRARRFPYHLVKCKESNPEIAKKLATCPFNARHLVPHSNLSDHIMKCSDKAFVEQDVVSRSCEPPEEQLNNGSTWQAPPCAEDWETELLEGSESTFVWGVINSAINSPISDQNNSLPPRMRPPETLPYTVSAGLHWKGL